One part of the Diadema setosum chromosome 6, eeDiaSeto1, whole genome shotgun sequence genome encodes these proteins:
- the LOC140229950 gene encoding uncharacterized protein: MICIILVAGHGTILENEIKTDLSGKYSSLEGVPKALLPGVGGRKILDFWWDAINMRQLFKEVYLVTNADKYKHYERWATASDFPVDNIINDGTTTFSGRLGSVGDLDLALRHKQIQDDILVVAGDMLFQDHKFDVTQVIHYFKKKKGELAIYYDMEPTENITSRGIVEVCPQTNRITKFLEKPRENETQSRLASVVFYCFRRETLPTIQTFLEKNRYVESRTFGQYMQWLINETENVIYGMKLPTGFQLIGQIGLADYEKWLSYFSDKQTEQRYMKPYTAKAYARIGLMGNPSDGFHGKTISVSIKNFWAEVTISESQKLILVPHPLNDPTEFGSLGDLHGISRKEGYLGGLRLLQATCKKFYEYCSEQGLALPKRNFKLKYDTNIPRQVGLAGSSAIVTATLRCLMHFFDLNNSDLPKQLQPQFILNVEIDELFINAGLQDRVIQVYQGAVYMDFSRAKLEALGHGEYQYLDLDLVPSLWLAYIRNPSDSGRIHNTVRERWNAGDPEVVAGMQKFADLTDQCRKALESGNHTELMRLMNANFDLRRQMYGDKVIGPENLRMVELAKQYGSSAKFSGSGGAVIGMCPDSDKLAELKSAFQAEGFVICDIIPNPPITGSGGNGAVTSR, from the exons ACAGACCTCTCGGGCAAATATTCTTCCCTGGAAGGTGTTCCCAAGGCACTGCTCCCCGGAGTTGGGGGAAGGAAGATCTTGGATTTCTGGTGGGACGCCATCAACAT gagGCAACTTTTCAAAGAAGTGTATCTGGTGACGAATGCAGACAA ATACAAGCACTATGAAAGATGGGCCACTGCCAGTGATTTTCCTGTCGACAATATCATCAATGATGGCACAACAACATTCAGTGGAAG ATTGGGTTCTGTTGGAGATCTGGACCTGGCTCTCAGGCATAAGCAGATTCAAGATGACATTCTGGTT gTGGCTggtgacatgctctttcaagaTCATAAGTTTGATGTGACCCAGGTCATTCACTACTTTAAGAAGAAG AAAGGTGAGCTGGCCATTTACTATGACATGGAACCAACCGAGAATATCACCAGCCGTGGCATTGTGGAAGTCTGTCCTCAAACTAATAG GATCACCAAGTTCCTTGAGAAGCCCAGAGAGAATGAGACTCAGTCCCGTCTCGCCAGTGTGGTTTTCTACTGCTTCAGGAGAGAGACGCTGCCAACAATCCAgacatttcttgaaaaaaacaGATATGTCGAGAGCAGGACGTTCGGCCAGTATATG CAATGGCTGATCAATGAAACAGAAAATGTCATCTATGGCATGAAACTACCTACCGGCTTTCAGCTCATAGGTCAGATT GGCTTAGCAGACTATGAGAAATGGCTATCTTATTTCTCAGACAAGCAGACCGAACAAAGGTACATGAAACCATACACTGCCAAGGCGTATGCAAG GATTGGTTTGATGGGGAATCCTTCCGATGGTTTCCATGGCAAGACTATATCTGTGTCAATCAAGAACTTCTGGGCTGAGGTCACGATATCAGAGAGCCAAAAGCTT ATCCTAGTGCCACACCCGCTGAATGATCCGACAGAGTTTGGGAGTCTCGGTGACCTCCACGGCATCAGTCGGAAGGAGGGGTATCTCGGCGGGTTGCGGTTGCTACAGGCAACATGCAAGAAGTTTTATGAGTATTGCTCCGAACAAGG tCTTGCTTTGCCGAAGAGAAATTTCAAGCTGAAGTATGATACCAACATTCCTCGCCAAGTA GGTCTTGCCGGAAGCAGTGCCATAGTAACAGCAACACTGAGATGTCTGATGCACTTCTTTGACCTCAACAACTCG GACCTGCCCAAACAACTCCAGCCGCAGTTCATCCTCAACGTCGAGATCGATGAGCTCTTCATCAACGCCGGGCTTCAGGACCGTGTGATCCAGGTCTACCAGGGGGCCGTCTACATGGACTTCTCCAGGGCCAAGCTTGAGGCCCTGGGCCATGGGGAGTACCAGTACCTGGACCTGGATCTAGTGCCCAGTCTGTGGCTGGCCTACATCAGGAACCCCAGTGACTCGGGCAGGATACACAATACAGTGAGAGAAAGGTGGAATGCAG GGGACCCAGAAGTCGTGGCTGGAATGCAGAAGTTTGCTGATCTGACAGATCAGTGCAG GAAAGCTCTTGAATCAGGGAACCACACTGAACTCATGCGACTGATGAATGCCAACTTTGACCTCCGGCGACAGATGTACGGCGACAAGGTCATCGGGCCGGAAAACCTGAGGATGGTGGAACTCGCAAAACAG TATGGTTCCTCAGCCAAGTTCTCTGGCAGTGGGGGTGCTGTAATAGGCATGTGTCCAGACAGTGACAAATTG GCTGAGCTGAAGAGTGCATTCCAGGCAGAAGGCTTTGTCATCTGTGACATCATTCCAAATCCACCAATCACGGGCAGCGGCGGTAACGGGGCCGTGACGAGCCGGTAG